Part of the Vulgatibacter sp. genome is shown below.
CCGGGGAAGCGCCGCGAGGATCTTGTGGAGGGCGGCGGGACCGCCGGTGCTGGCGACCACGCCCACCACCTCGGGACGCGCCGCCCTGCGCGGAATCGGCAGCGGGGGAGGCGAAGGCGTCGCCACCGGGGCCTCGCGGCTGCGGCGCACGATCTTCACCCGGGCCATCGCCCTCACGGTGGCGACGAAATGGCGGCTCTCCTGCTCGAATTGGGTGGAGCCGGGGCCGCCGGGCTTGGGGAGGATCGCAAGCGCGCCGGCCCGCAGCGCTTCGAGGGAGACCGCCACGTCGCGGACGTCGAGGCCGGAGACGATCACGATGGGCGTCGGCGCCTCGGTCATGATCCGTTTGGTGGCCTGGAACCCATCCAGATGGGGCATCTGGATGTCCATGGTGATCACGTCCGGTCTGTGGCGACGGGCGAGCTCCACCGCCTCTGCTCCGTCCTGCGCCTCACCCACCACCTCGACCTCCGGGTCGGCGGCCAGCAGCGCTGCGAGGAGGGAACGGGCGGTGGGGGAGTCGTCGGCGACCAGCGCGCGGATCATGCCGATCCCCTACAGGAGCTGTGCCACGGTGTCGAGCAGCCCCTTCTGATCGAAAGCGCTCTTCACGATGTAGGCGTTGGCGCCTGCCTGGAGCCCCCGGGCCCGATCCGCCTCGGTGTCGAGGCTGGTCACCAGCACCACCGGCAGATCCCGGAAGCGGCGGGAGCTCCGCACCGTCTCGGTGAGGGTAAAGCCGTCCATCCGGGGCATCTCCACGTCGGCGACGATGAGATCGGCGCCCTGTTCCTGCAGAAGCTGCCAGGCCTCGGCGCCGTCGACTGCGGCGAGGACCTCGTAGCCCGCTGATTCGAGGATGCTGCGCTCGAGGCTGCGGGTGGTGAGGGAGTCGTCGGCGAGGAGCACCCGGCGCCGCCGTTCCGCAGGGGGCGGGGCGAAGATCTCGGCGAGGCGACGCCCCGGCCTGCCGCCCAGGGTCGCGTCGACGAGGTCCGAGGGCTGCACGATCAGGGCGAGGGCCCCCTCCGGCAGGAGCGCCGCGCCGGAGACGAAGGCCACCCGGCGCAGCCGCCGCCCGAGGGTTTTGACGAGGACCTCGGTCTCGCCGTCGAGGTGCTCCACCGCGTAGGCGGCGCGGCGCTCCCTGGTTCCGATCACCACCACCGGAAACGACGCCTCGGGCACCTCGCGCTCCCGTTCCGGCAGCCCCAGCGTCCCGGCGAGGGAGGCGAGGGCCACCGGGCAGCCGCCGATCTCCACGACCTCGCGCCCCTCCAGCGTGTGGATCGAGTCCCGGGCGATCCGGGCCACGCGCTCCACCGCGCCGCCCGGGACGGCGAGCCGCTCGCCGCCGGCGCGGACCAGGAGCACCCGGCTCGTCCCCAGGGTGAGCGGCACGGTGAGGAGGAAGCGGCTCCCACCGCCGGGACGCCAGCCGAGGGAGACGGAGCCACGCAGCGCCTCGATGCCGCCGCGGACCACGTCGAGGCCGACGCCCCTGCCCGAGATCGCGTCGGCGGTGGACCTGGTGGAGAAGCCGGGGCGGAAGAGGAGCTGCGCCGCCTCGCTGGGACTGGCGGGCGCTTCCAGGCCCGCCCGCTCCGCTGCCCGGCGGATCGCGTCGAGGTCGACGCCCCTGCCGTCGTCCTCGACGCGCACCGCCACCTGATCGCCCCGGAGCTCCGCAGCGACGCGCAACGTGCCGTGGCGCTCCTTGCCGGCGGCTTCGCGTTCGTCCGGGGGCTCGATGCCATGATCGATCGCGTTGCGGAGCAGCTGGAGCAGCGGGTCCCGCAGCCCCTCGGCCACGGCGCGATCGAGGCGCACCGTGCCGCCCCGGAGCTCGAGGCGCACCTCCTTCCCCTCGCTTCGCGCCAGGTCCCTGGTGGCGCGCTCGAGCCCCTCGGTCGCCTGGGCGAAGGGCACCATCCGCACCTCGCGCACGCGGGTCTCGACGGCGCGGGCCACCCGGGAGAGCTCGCGGGCGTCTTCGGTCATGGCGCGCTCGAGGCGTTCGAGGCCGTGGGCGAGCTCCTCCACCGGCAGCGCCAGCTCGTCCAGCATCTCGCGCCAGCGTCCCCGATCGGCAGCCGCCGGGCGCAGGGCGGCGAGGCGCCGCTGCGCCACGTGGCTGCGCTGCGCCACGGCGCGCAGCGGCGAGAGCTGCGCTGCCCGCCGCTCGATCCGTCCCCTGCTGACGAGCAGCTCGCCGCTCCAGGCGACGAGGTCGTCGATCTCCTGGGTGGAGACGCGCAGGGATCCGCCGCGGGGGGCGCCTCCGGGCTCCTCCGCCGGGGGAAGCGGCGGCGGCGCCTCCGCGCGGCTGGGCGCAGCCGCCGCCGGCGCCGCTGCCCCGGGTTGTTCGAGCGCGGCGGCCAGCGCTCCCAGCGCCGCTTCGTCCACCGGCTCGCCGGCCCGCAGCGCCGCAGCGGTGCCCTGCAGCCGATCCGCCAGCTCCAGGAGCAGCTCCAGCCGCCGCCCGTCGAGCGGCGCCTCCCCGTCGCGCACCGCCCCGAGGAGCGCTTCGGCCTTGTGGCAGAGCTGCTCCACCGGCGCGAGGGCCACCGCCCGCGCGGCGCCCTTCAGCGCGTGGGCGATCCGCAGCATCGCGCGGACCGGCTCCGCCACCGGCGCGCCCGGATCCCGCTCGATCGCGAGCAGCTCGCGCTCCAGCGCCGCGCCCTGCTCGGCCAGCTCCTCGGCGAAGGTGGCGAGGAGCCGTCGCTGCAGCTCATCGATTCCCATGGGCCGCCTCGCGGCCAGCACCCAGCATCTCGCGAAGCCGGTTGCCGAGGTTGTTGAGATCCTGGGCCGCCTGCTCGGTCTGCTTCACCGCGTTGAGGTTGGCGGACGCCACCTGGTTGATGTCCTTGATCGCCTGGTGGATCTGCGAGAGGCCGAGGGTCTGCTGCTCGGTGGAGTTGGAGATCGCGGCGGCGGACTGGGCCACGTCCGCGATCACGTCGGCCAGGGTGGCGATGGTCTCGCCGGCGCGGCGCGCCGCCTCCATCGCGGCGTTCATGCTCTTCGACGCCTCCTCGGTGGAGAGCACCGCGCGGTTGGCCATCCGCTGGATCTCGCCGAGGATCCGCCGCACCTGCACCGTGGCCTTCTTCGATTCGTCGGCGAGGCCCTTCACCTCCGCAGCCACCACCGCGAAGCCCTTGCCGTGCTCGCCGGCGCGGGAGGCCTCGATCGCCGCGTTGAGCGCGAGGATGTTGGTCTGCTCCGCGAGCTCGGTGATGGTGGAGACGATCTCGCCGATCGCCTGGGTCTGCTCGGCGAAGGCGAGGATGCTCTCCGCCACCGAATCGGCGCGTCCCTTCGCGGTGTCCATCACGCCGACCACGTCCTCCACCGCACGGCGGCCGGTGCGCCCGGCCTCCTCGCTCTGCTGCGCGGAATCGGCCACGTTGCGCGCCCGCTCCGCCGCTTGTTCGGACGTCTTCTGGACCTCGTCCACCGCGGTGAGGGTCTCGTAGACCGCCGCTGCCTGTTCCTGCGCGCCTGCCGCCTGCTGCGTGGCGCTGGCGAAGATCTGGCCGGAGGCGGAGGCGACCCGCACCGAGGTCTCCTCGATCTCCGCGAGCAAGCCCTCGAGCTGCGCGCGGCCGCGCTGCTCCACGGCGATGTTGTGCTGTAGCTTGTCGGTCATCGTGTCGAAGGCGGCGCCGAGCTGCGCGATCTCGTCGCCGCCCGTGACGTCCGCCCGGAGGCCGAGCTCGCCGCCGGCGATGCGGTTGGCGGTGTCGGCGAGGCGGCGCACCCGCCGGAGCAGGCCGCGGAGGAGATAGGAGACCGCGGTGAAGACGGCGATCGACGCGAGGCCGAAGACGATCTGCAGGCCGCGCAGCCGGTCGAAGTTCGCGTTCATCGCCCGCTCGGCCGCCTCGACTCCCTCGCCCACCCGATCGACGAAGCGTTCGAGGAGCACGACGACCTGTGCCCGCGCGTTCTCGGCGGCCTGCCGGTCCGGGGCGTCGAGCAGGGCCTGGAGCCCGGGCCGGACCTCCTCGCTCCAGGCACGCTGCCGGCTCTCGACGGCGGGGGTCACCGCCGGATCGATCGCGTGCGTGATCGCCTCGGCCTGCGATCCCTCCTGCAGCGCCCGGAAGCGCAGGTCCATCGCTTCGAGCAGCGCCCGCAGCCGGGCAGCGGCGTCCCGCCGCCGCTCCGTCTCGAGGCGGGGGTACGCTTCCGCGAGGTAGAGCATCTCGTAGACGAGCGCGGGGCCCCGTGCGCTGAGCTGGAGCCAATTGGAGTCGTTCCGGATCTCGCGGGCGAGATGGAGGTTCGCCAGCACCAGCAGCAGCGCGAGCAGGAGCAGGCCTGCGTAGGCGGCGCCGAGCTGGAGGCCGAGGCCTCTCGACAGGCGGATGGGGGTGCGCATCGCGTCTCCGTTTCTGGTCAGCCCACGAAGAGCCGGGGATCGTGGAGGAGGCCCTGGGTGTCGAGGACCAGGAGCCCGCCGGGCGCGAGGCCGCGGACCAGCTCCTCCCGCGAGAGCGAGGTGGCTTCGATCGCGGCCTCGTCCACCGCGATCACCTCCTCCACCTCCTCGGCGAGGAGCGCCATTTCGGCGTGATCGCCGCCGATCACCACGAGCCGGTCCGCTGCGTTGCGGGTGTCGAGCCCGAGGACCCGGCGCAGGTCGAAGGCGGCGAGGACCTCGCCTCGGTAGCCGAAGACGCCTGCGACCTGCGGCGGCACGCCGGGGACCGGGGCGAGATCGCGGCGGCGCACCACCTCGATCACGTCGCCGGCGGCGAGGGCGTAGCGCTCGCCGCCGAGGCGGACGACGAGGAGCTCCCGCGCGGTGGCGGCCTCCTCGCGTTCCGCGGAAACGGCGGCGAGGCGGCGCGCCCGTGCCCGCAGGAGCGCCTCGCTGGCAGCGGGATCGCGGCGCCCCTCCAGCGCCTCGCCGAGGGCGTGGAGCCGCTGCCGCAATGCTGCCCAATCCACCTCCGCCATCTCCGCTCCTGGCGCTCCCGGGGGGCGCTACTCGAGGGCGGCGAGCTGCTGCTCGGCCACCACCCGGAGCCGGCCCGCCTTCTCGCCGTCGGAGAGCGGAACCTGCGCATCGGGCGGCGTGGCAGCACAGAGATCCCGCGCTCGTTCGAAGGCCCGCCGTGCGCCGGCGGTGTCGCCGCGGCGCCGCAGCAGCGTGCCGCGGAGGAAGTGGCCCATCACCAGCGAGGGGTCGAGGTAGAGCAGGGAGCGCACCGCCTCGAGCGCCTGCGCGTCGCGACCGAGATCCGCCAGCAACACCGCCCGGAGGTGGACCAGCTCGGTGGCGAAGGGATGGCGGGCGGTCGCCTCCTCGGCAACCCGCAGCGCCCCGGGGAGGTTGCCCCCGTTGGCCAGCGCCCGGATGTGGAGGGCGAGGCTGGCGGGATCGCCTGCGTCGGCAGCGAGGAGCGCCGCCTCGTCGTAGCGCCCGCCAACGAGGGCCTGGCGCGCAGCCTCGCCCGGCGCCGGCTTCTCGAGCGGCGGCGGCACGGGGGCCTGCCGGCGCTGCGGCGGTGGTCGTGGTGCCGGGGCCTGCCGCTGCAGCGGACGGGGCGGGGGCGACGCCACCGCGCGCGCTGTTGCCGGCAGCTGCGGCAGCACCCGCTTGGCCGCCGGCGGCTTCCTCTCCTTGCCGATCGCCGGGCGCCGGTAGAAGATCCCCTCGGGTCGCAGCTCCACCGCGAAGGGCGCGCGGGCGCCCAGCGGTGGATCCGAGGGGCCGGTGACGAGCCAGCCGCCCGGGGCGAGCGCCTCGTAGAGGCGCCGCGCCACCTGCGCCACGCCCTCCGGGCCGAAGTAGATGAGGACGTTGCGGCAGAAGATCAGGTGCTGGCCCCGGGGGTAGGGATCGCTGGCGAGGTTGAGCATCCGGAACCGGACCCGGGCGCGGATCGTCGCGGCGAGGCGGAGCCTCTCGCCCTCCTCGTGCAGCCACGGTCGAACCCAGGCCGCGCCGGGGCCGCGCAGGGACCAGCGCCGGTAGAGCGCCTCGCGGGCCCTGGCGAGGGCGCCGGGGGCGATGTCGGTGCCCAGCACGGCGCTGCGGTGGCCGATCCCCTCCCGTTCGAAGAGGATCGCCAGCGAATAGGCCTCTTCGCCGGAGGAGCAGCCGGCGCTCCAGGCCTGCAGCTCACCGTCCCGGAAGGTGGGGATCACCAGGCGGCGCACCATCTCGAAGTGCGGCAGGTCGCGGAAGAAGTAGGTCTCGCCGACGGTGACCTCGTCGAGGAGCGGATCGAGCGGGAGCCTGCCCGCCGCGAGCTGCGCGGCGTAGATCGAGGGGTCGGCGATCCCCGCCTGCACCATCGCCTTGCGGGCCGCGCTCTCGACCCGCTCGTAGCGGGTGGGCTCGATCGCGAGCCCTGCCCGCACGCGGAGCACCCGTGCCACCTGGTCGAAGGGCCGCTCCATCTACGGCACCCGACCTCCGAGGAAGGCGGCCAGGTCGGCGAGGAGGACCAGCGGTTCCGCCTGCGCCGGAACCCAGGCGACGCCCGGCGCCGCGGGGCCCTGCTCCTCGAGCCGGCTCTCGTCGATGGTGCGGAGCTCCAGGGCCCTGTCGACCCGCAGCGCCGCGAGACGCCCGGCGACGTCGACGAGGATCAGATGCTCGTCGGGATCGACGGGGCGGGGGGCGAGGCCGAGGGCGTTGCCGAGGTCCACGACCGGGACGGCGGCGCCGCGCACGGTGATGGCGCCGTCGACGCCGACCGGGGCGCCGGGGAGCGGCGCCACCTGCACCATCCGCACGATCTCGCGCACGTCGCCCGCGGGGATCGCGCCCCGCCTTCCGCCCACCTCGAAGGCCAGCACCTCCATCCCCCTAGTCGTGGGGACGGGCGGTGCCGGGTGCAAGGATCGGCGGGCGTCAGGGAAGGCGCGGCGCGACGTAGCGGGCGAGGGCGAAGAGATCGTCCCAGTCGAGGTCGAGGAAGTAGACGGCCGTGGTGTCGGTCCGCGCGTCGCCGCGGCGGACCTCGCCGGTGACGGCGATCATCCGCTGCTCGTCGGGCAGCGGGATCTCCACCACCAGCTTCTCGCCGACGCGGTGGTTGCAGCCTTCGAGGAGCACGCCGGTCATCGAGAGGTCGCGGGCCTTGTGGACGAGGACCCGGCCCGCGTCGTGGAGTTTGACCAGGAAACCCGCGGGAACGCGGGGGTGGCGGCGGCCTACTGGCTCGGAGTACATGTGGCGCTCCCTTCAGGCTGACCCTGTTGGGAGAACGCTATCGCCGCCGGGGGGGCCGTCCATTTCCGCCCCTCCGTGGGGTTGTGGAGAAACGATTTGGAGCGCCAGTTCCTCTGCTACCTGCACGGCACGGACGAAGCGGAGTTCCTCCGGCGGATCGAAGCGATCGAGCCGGGGCTGGTGGTGCTGCCCGGCAAATACGCCGACACGGGAGACGCCTCGGCGCTCCTCGCCGATCCGGGCGCCCACGCCTTCCGTCCCGCGGTGCGATCGGTGCGGCGGCTCTACCTCGCCCACCGGGCCCACAGCAGGCAGCTGGTCCTCCACCAGCAGGGCGAGGGACCGAACCGGGGTCTGCATGCCCTCGACGAGCTCCGCTCCGAGGTGATGCAGCTCGAGTTGCCCGCCCCGGCCCACGGCAGGCTCGCACCCGCTCGCCTCTCCGCCAGCGTCCTCGCCTTCGAGGACTACGAGCGGATCCGCAAGGGAGCTGCCTTCGGGCGCTGGGTCGGCAGGGTTCTCCGCTCGCTGGAGGCGGCGCTGCCCCGCAGCTCCGTGGAGTTCGTCCACGTGGCGCCGGGGGCGGTGGCCTTCGCAGCGGGCGGGGGGCAGCTCACCTA
Proteins encoded:
- a CDS encoding response regulator; this encodes MGIDELQRRLLATFAEELAEQGAALERELLAIERDPGAPVAEPVRAMLRIAHALKGAARAVALAPVEQLCHKAEALLGAVRDGEAPLDGRRLELLLELADRLQGTAAALRAGEPVDEAALGALAAALEQPGAAAPAAAAPSRAEAPPPLPPAEEPGGAPRGGSLRVSTQEIDDLVAWSGELLVSRGRIERRAAQLSPLRAVAQRSHVAQRRLAALRPAAADRGRWREMLDELALPVEELAHGLERLERAMTEDARELSRVARAVETRVREVRMVPFAQATEGLERATRDLARSEGKEVRLELRGGTVRLDRAVAEGLRDPLLQLLRNAIDHGIEPPDEREAAGKERHGTLRVAAELRGDQVAVRVEDDGRGVDLDAIRRAAERAGLEAPASPSEAAQLLFRPGFSTRSTADAISGRGVGLDVVRGGIEALRGSVSLGWRPGGGSRFLLTVPLTLGTSRVLLVRAGGERLAVPGGAVERVARIARDSIHTLEGREVVEIGGCPVALASLAGTLGLPEREREVPEASFPVVVIGTRERRAAYAVEHLDGETEVLVKTLGRRLRRVAFVSGAALLPEGALALIVQPSDLVDATLGGRPGRRLAEIFAPPPAERRRRVLLADDSLTTRSLERSILESAGYEVLAAVDGAEAWQLLQEQGADLIVADVEMPRMDGFTLTETVRSSRRFRDLPVVLVTSLDTEADRARGLQAGANAYIVKSAFDQKGLLDTVAQLL
- a CDS encoding methyl-accepting chemotaxis protein, whose translation is MRTPIRLSRGLGLQLGAAYAGLLLLALLLVLANLHLAREIRNDSNWLQLSARGPALVYEMLYLAEAYPRLETERRRDAAARLRALLEAMDLRFRALQEGSQAEAITHAIDPAVTPAVESRQRAWSEEVRPGLQALLDAPDRQAAENARAQVVVLLERFVDRVGEGVEAAERAMNANFDRLRGLQIVFGLASIAVFTAVSYLLRGLLRRVRRLADTANRIAGGELGLRADVTGGDEIAQLGAAFDTMTDKLQHNIAVEQRGRAQLEGLLAEIEETSVRVASASGQIFASATQQAAGAQEQAAAVYETLTAVDEVQKTSEQAAERARNVADSAQQSEEAGRTGRRAVEDVVGVMDTAKGRADSVAESILAFAEQTQAIGEIVSTITELAEQTNILALNAAIEASRAGEHGKGFAVVAAEVKGLADESKKATVQVRRILGEIQRMANRAVLSTEEASKSMNAAMEAARRAGETIATLADVIADVAQSAAAISNSTEQQTLGLSQIHQAIKDINQVASANLNAVKQTEQAAQDLNNLGNRLREMLGAGREAAHGNR
- a CDS encoding chemotaxis protein CheW encodes the protein MEVLAFEVGGRRGAIPAGDVREIVRMVQVAPLPGAPVGVDGAITVRGAAVPVVDLGNALGLAPRPVDPDEHLILVDVAGRLAALRVDRALELRTIDESRLEEQGPAAPGVAWVPAQAEPLVLLADLAAFLGGRVP
- a CDS encoding chemotaxis protein CheW; the encoded protein is MAEVDWAALRQRLHALGEALEGRRDPAASEALLRARARRLAAVSAEREEAATARELLVVRLGGERYALAAGDVIEVVRRRDLAPVPGVPPQVAGVFGYRGEVLAAFDLRRVLGLDTRNAADRLVVIGGDHAEMALLAEEVEEVIAVDEAAIEATSLSREELVRGLAPGGLLVLDTQGLLHDPRLFVG
- the cheB gene encoding chemotaxis-specific protein-glutamate methyltransferase CheB, yielding MIRALVADDSPTARSLLAALLAADPEVEVVGEAQDGAEAVELARRHRPDVITMDIQMPHLDGFQATKRIMTEAPTPIVIVSGLDVRDVAVSLEALRAGALAILPKPGGPGSTQFEQESRHFVATVRAMARVKIVRRSREAPVATPSPPPLPIPRRAARPEVVGVVASTGGPAALHKILAALPRDFPRPVLVVQHIAIGFAEGLAHWLDGASKLDVRVAQHGTRLEPGVVHIAPDNRHLGVSHDGGAVLLSDAPPIGGFRPSGTFLFESMARSLGAASLGLVLTGMGRDGADGLRAIRQAGGTVVAQDEATSDVFGMPAAAINEGLADLVLPLPAIASQLTEIV
- a CDS encoding CheR family methyltransferase, with amino-acid sequence MERPFDQVARVLRVRAGLAIEPTRYERVESAARKAMVQAGIADPSIYAAQLAAGRLPLDPLLDEVTVGETYFFRDLPHFEMVRRLVIPTFRDGELQAWSAGCSSGEEAYSLAILFEREGIGHRSAVLGTDIAPGALARAREALYRRWSLRGPGAAWVRPWLHEEGERLRLAATIRARVRFRMLNLASDPYPRGQHLIFCRNVLIYFGPEGVAQVARRLYEALAPGGWLVTGPSDPPLGARAPFAVELRPEGIFYRRPAIGKERKPPAAKRVLPQLPATARAVASPPPRPLQRQAPAPRPPPQRRQAPVPPPLEKPAPGEAARQALVGGRYDEAALLAADAGDPASLALHIRALANGGNLPGALRVAEEATARHPFATELVHLRAVLLADLGRDAQALEAVRSLLYLDPSLVMGHFLRGTLLRRRGDTAGARRAFERARDLCAATPPDAQVPLSDGEKAGRLRVVAEQQLAALE
- a CDS encoding PilZ domain-containing protein, with the protein product MYSEPVGRRHPRVPAGFLVKLHDAGRVLVHKARDLSMTGVLLEGCNHRVGEKLVVEIPLPDEQRMIAVTGEVRRGDARTDTTAVYFLDLDWDDLFALARYVAPRLP